One Ardenticatenales bacterium genomic region harbors:
- a CDS encoding CfrBI family restriction endonuclease, with protein sequence MSKGERWLAQWVLGLTDKASQNVLRDDTNQLAQYRKQYELVYDDVISEIISQHGILDGKIVLNQRAVADLNWKFILYLLGMVGAQTLTIRGSEKSVYGKLFERLVLGSLLHILGFTYTGTDGAISFQREFWLSSQGERRESDATALWEAGKGARFDIGFIGRGNPEISLDKVTRFAREIELGRSTWYMATIIIVDRIARGSKIQTLARRADGDIVQMSMAYWPQEVARILNERMGFEHPLVKMPRAEVGAYLTQVVNSVPLAQFLPNHE encoded by the coding sequence TTGTCAAAAGGGGAGCGATGGCTGGCTCAGTGGGTCTTGGGTCTGACCGACAAAGCTTCACAGAACGTATTGCGTGACGATACTAATCAGCTCGCTCAGTATCGCAAGCAGTACGAATTGGTCTATGATGATGTCATTAGCGAGATAATCTCCCAACACGGTATCCTTGACGGCAAAATAGTCCTGAATCAGAGGGCGGTTGCTGACTTGAATTGGAAGTTTATCCTCTATCTTCTGGGAATGGTTGGCGCGCAAACGTTGACGATACGCGGATCTGAAAAGTCAGTTTATGGCAAATTGTTTGAGCGTCTGGTTCTTGGCTCTTTGCTACATATTTTGGGTTTTACCTATACAGGAACAGACGGCGCCATCAGTTTCCAACGAGAGTTCTGGCTATCTTCACAAGGAGAACGCCGAGAAAGCGATGCGACAGCGCTATGGGAAGCGGGAAAAGGGGCGCGTTTTGATATTGGCTTTATTGGCAGAGGAAATCCAGAAATCTCACTGGACAAGGTGACACGTTTTGCCAGAGAAATTGAGCTTGGCAGATCAACGTGGTACATGGCTACGATCATCATCGTTGATAGGATAGCTCGCGGCAGCAAAATACAAACCCTGGCGCGTCGGGCTGACGGGGATATTGTGCAGATGAGCATGGCGTACTGGCCGCAAGAGGTGGCCAGAATTCTTAACGAAAGGATGGGGTTTGAGCATCCATTAGTCAAAATGCCACGCGCTGAAGTTGGGGCATATCTGACTCAGGTGGTCAATTCAGTGCCCTTGGCTCAGTTTCTGCCCAACCACGAATAA
- a CDS encoding amidase has protein sequence MSQNAVYDLESVNLPRMTGRALRLLAEMLENPRTRWVLGGRLLRDAGITHFRATPINEPPTYYPHHPFAAPSAPPDAPPPPLAPHLAHVPTASPFSSVRDYAKAYRAGETTPTAVAARLWQAIAASEQQHPPLHIFIATNEADLMAQAEAATRRWAQGQPLSLFDGVPVAVKDEVDMVPYPTTVGTRFLGQRPATEDSTVVARLRAAGALLIGKANMHEIGIVPTGLNPHHGFARNPYNPAHYTGGSSSGSAAAVAAGLCPVAIGADGGGSIRIPAALCGLVGLKSTFGRVSEYGAAPLDWTVAHLGPLAATAEDAALCYALIAGADSRDPHSLAQPQPDIAGWDNTDLHAVTLGIFPPWFEHATPETVATCRQTLDGFRTQGATIREITIPELNLARIAHVITIASEMLTGMQPYYDQHRRDFGLDVRINLALTRLFTNRDYVQAQQMRTRAIGHMRAALAQVDAIITPTTAMPAPPIPADALPDGESDLNLLTELMRYAFIGNLTGLPAITFPAGYDRHGMPIGCQAMGHPWQERLLLRLAHAAAQFTPRQKPLVSYDLLS, from the coding sequence ATGTCGCAGAATGCTGTGTATGATCTGGAATCCGTTAATCTTCCCCGCATGACGGGTAGGGCTTTGCGCCTGCTGGCGGAAATGCTGGAGAATCCGCGCACGCGCTGGGTGTTGGGAGGACGGTTGTTGCGGGATGCCGGCATCACCCACTTCCGCGCCACCCCCATCAACGAACCCCCCACCTACTACCCCCACCATCCCTTCGCCGCCCCCTCTGCGCCACCCGACGCCCCGCCGCCGCCCCTCGCCCCCCACCTTGCCCACGTCCCCACCGCTTCCCCCTTCTCTTCAGTTCGTGACTACGCGAAGGCGTACCGCGCAGGCGAGACAACCCCCACCGCCGTCGCCGCCCGCCTCTGGCAGGCCATCGCCGCCAGCGAGCAGCAGCACCCCCCGCTGCACATCTTCATCGCCACCAACGAAGCGGACCTCATGGCGCAGGCGGAAGCCGCCACCCGCCGCTGGGCGCAAGGGCAACCTCTCAGCCTCTTTGATGGCGTGCCCGTGGCCGTCAAGGACGAAGTGGACATGGTTCCCTACCCTACCACCGTGGGCACGCGCTTCCTCGGCCAGCGCCCGGCCACAGAAGACAGCACCGTTGTCGCCCGCCTGCGCGCCGCCGGCGCACTCCTCATCGGCAAAGCCAACATGCACGAAATCGGCATCGTGCCCACCGGCCTCAACCCGCATCACGGCTTCGCCCGCAACCCATACAACCCGGCGCATTATACCGGCGGGAGCTCCAGCGGCTCCGCCGCCGCCGTGGCCGCCGGACTCTGCCCCGTGGCCATCGGCGCGGATGGCGGTGGTTCCATTCGCATTCCCGCGGCCCTTTGCGGCCTCGTCGGTCTCAAGTCCACGTTTGGCCGCGTCAGCGAGTATGGGGCGGCGCCGCTGGATTGGACGGTAGCCCATTTGGGACCGCTGGCGGCCACCGCCGAAGACGCCGCCCTCTGCTACGCCCTCATTGCCGGAGCCGACAGCCGCGATCCGCACTCTCTGGCCCAACCGCAGCCAGACATCGCCGGTTGGGACAACACCGACCTGCACGCTGTCACGCTGGGCATTTTTCCGCCCTGGTTTGAACATGCTACGCCGGAGACGGTCGCCACATGCCGGCAAACGCTAGACGGCTTCCGTACCCAGGGCGCGACCATACGCGAAATCACCATCCCCGAACTCAACCTGGCCCGCATCGCCCACGTCATCACCATCGCTTCCGAAATGCTCACCGGCATGCAGCCCTACTACGACCAACACCGCCGCGATTTTGGCCTGGACGTTCGTATCAATCTGGCCCTCACCCGCCTCTTCACCAACCGGGATTACGTGCAAGCGCAACAAATGCGCACCCGTGCCATCGGCCATATGCGCGCCGCCCTGGCGCAGGTAGACGCCATCATCACGCCCACCACGGCCATGCCCGCGCCGCCCATCCCCGCCGACGCCCTCCCCGATGGGGAATCCGACCTGAATCTGCTCACGGAACTGATGCGCTACGCCTTCATCGGCAACCTCACCGGGCTGCCCGCCATCACCTTCCCCGCCGGATACGACCGGCATGGCATGCCCATTGGCTGCCAGGCCATGGGGCATCCCTGGCAAGAACGGCTGCTGCTGCGCCTGGCCCACGCCGCCGCGCAATTCACGCCCCGCCAAAAACCGCTGGTGTCGTATGATTTACTGTCATAA
- a CDS encoding DUF5615 family PIN-like protein: MSTPRFLLDAHVWGGLIKVGEEVGADTVLVQTQLPAGTDDEVVLAIAAKQNRILLTSNAQDFAPVVVEWFLSGREHGGYHRARSNT; the protein is encoded by the coding sequence ATGAGTACGCCTCGTTTTTTACTTGACGCACATGTATGGGGTGGCCTGATCAAGGTAGGCGAAGAAGTCGGCGCTGACACTGTTTTGGTGCAAACGCAATTGCCGGCAGGAACAGACGATGAGGTGGTTTTGGCAATAGCAGCAAAGCAAAATCGTATTTTGCTGACAAGCAACGCGCAGGATTTTGCGCCAGTGGTGGTTGAATGGTTCCTGAGTGGTCGTGAACATGGGGGGTATCATCGTGCCAGGTCAAACACATAG
- a CDS encoding flippase-like domain-containing protein, translating to MESTTRSQSIRAWIGILISLLCLAAIFLFINPAQIWQALLTADYGYLLLSGVAFIVFMLLRAVRWRFMLARQVSYGQVFHIQNIGYMLTNLLPLRIGDVARAVLIGGVPPVTIPQGVSTMVVERVLDLLFMVTLLPLTLSQVGTVSAEVRAIGLSAGILAITATFILILAANQRRRVTRLTDAILLRIPFLRADTWNRRIDDLLIGLNSLSRWRDALILLSLSILVWLPVIFAYYCGLLAVHLQPTWAMAGFVVCAAALSIAAPSSPGQVGVYHAGVIAALTQVLVQPEAQSASFAFLYHAMTFVLNVLLGIIGLRFVGATLDNVVHMTRRLRNKRV from the coding sequence ATGGAAAGTACCACCCGTTCGCAGTCCATTCGCGCCTGGATTGGCATTCTCATCAGTCTGCTGTGCCTGGCGGCGATATTTCTATTCATCAACCCCGCGCAAATCTGGCAGGCGCTGCTGACGGCGGATTATGGCTACTTGCTGCTCAGCGGCGTGGCCTTCATCGTTTTTATGCTGTTGCGGGCGGTGCGCTGGCGTTTTATGCTGGCGCGACAGGTAAGCTATGGACAGGTTTTTCACATCCAGAATATTGGCTACATGCTGACCAATTTGCTGCCGCTGCGCATCGGTGACGTGGCGCGCGCGGTGTTGATTGGCGGTGTGCCGCCGGTGACGATCCCCCAGGGGGTGAGTACGATGGTGGTGGAGCGGGTGCTGGACCTGCTGTTTATGGTGACGCTGCTCCCGTTGACGCTGTCCCAGGTGGGGACGGTTTCCGCGGAGGTACGGGCGATTGGGTTGAGTGCCGGCATTCTGGCCATCACCGCTACCTTCATCCTCATCCTCGCCGCCAACCAACGCCGGCGCGTCACCCGCCTCACGGACGCCATCTTGTTGCGCATTCCCTTCCTCCGCGCCGACACCTGGAATCGCCGCATCGACGACCTGCTCATCGGTCTCAACAGCCTCAGCCGCTGGCGCGACGCCCTCATCCTCCTCAGCCTCAGCATCCTCGTCTGGCTGCCCGTCATCTTCGCCTACTACTGCGGGCTGCTTGCCGTCCACTTGCAACCAACCTGGGCCATGGCCGGTTTTGTCGTCTGCGCCGCCGCCCTCAGCATAGCTGCCCCCTCCTCGCCAGGGCAAGTCGGCGTCTACCACGCCGGCGTCATCGCCGCCCTGACGCAAGTGCTGGTGCAGCCGGAAGCACAATCCGCCAGTTTTGCTTTTCTCTACCACGCCATGACGTTCGTCCTCAACGTCCTTCTGGGCATCATCGGCCTGCGCTTTGTCGGCGCAACACTGGATAACGTGGTACACATGACGCGCCGACTGCGAAACAAGCGTGTATAA
- a CDS encoding site-specific DNA-methyltransferase produces MNDKSSNIEALDLKDSVAEKRKYNVLNVQDARKVTRTWLESIDLSQAISLGLPEIDDRYHFWRVPLLSQDTHERVGEVVIDAYTSLLLREKSTSPDVLETRLLKRKTKKKKQSPKKKTYRPSNLRNTIACGAAEQILQDFPAESVDLIFTSPPYFNARPEYEDYISYEEYLLKMKQVIQACHRVLNEGRFFVINISPVLVRRANRSESSKRLAVPFDMHRLFIEEGFDFIDDIIWVKPEGAGWATGRGRRFAADRNPLQYKPVPVTEYVLVYRKHTRRLIDWNIRSHPDQETVKASKISDDYEKTNIWEITPTYDTEHPAVFPEALAARVITYYSFIDDVVLDPFAGSGTVGLAATKLKRRFVLVEKEPEYINIMRERAKKWLGEDAADVLCVNCSPISVDDILV; encoded by the coding sequence ATGAACGACAAATCGTCCAACATAGAAGCATTGGATTTGAAAGATAGCGTTGCCGAAAAACGCAAATATAACGTCCTCAATGTGCAGGATGCCCGAAAAGTCACCAGAACCTGGCTCGAAAGCATAGACCTGAGCCAGGCAATCAGTTTAGGCTTGCCCGAAATTGATGACCGCTACCACTTCTGGCGAGTGCCACTCTTAAGTCAGGACACGCACGAAAGAGTCGGGGAGGTTGTCATTGACGCTTATACCTCGTTGCTACTAAGAGAAAAATCCACCTCTCCAGATGTTCTGGAGACGCGATTGCTCAAGCGTAAGACAAAAAAGAAGAAACAATCGCCTAAGAAAAAAACGTACCGCCCATCCAATCTGCGTAATACCATTGCCTGTGGCGCCGCCGAACAGATTTTGCAGGATTTCCCCGCGGAATCCGTTGACCTCATCTTTACTTCCCCCCCTTACTTCAATGCCCGCCCGGAATACGAGGATTACATTTCCTACGAAGAATATCTGCTAAAAATGAAACAAGTTATCCAGGCGTGCCACAGAGTACTAAATGAAGGACGGTTTTTTGTCATCAATATATCCCCCGTTCTTGTCCGACGTGCCAATCGAAGCGAATCCTCAAAAAGGCTTGCCGTGCCATTTGATATGCACAGGCTGTTTATAGAAGAAGGTTTTGACTTCATAGACGACATCATCTGGGTAAAGCCAGAAGGAGCGGGGTGGGCAACAGGACGGGGTCGGCGGTTTGCCGCCGATAGGAACCCTTTGCAATATAAACCCGTACCGGTAACGGAATATGTCCTCGTCTATCGCAAGCATACACGACGGTTGATTGACTGGAATATCCGTTCCCACCCTGATCAGGAGACTGTAAAGGCATCCAAAATCTCCGATGATTACGAGAAAACAAACATATGGGAAATAACCCCGACCTATGACACGGAACATCCCGCCGTATTCCCAGAAGCGTTGGCGGCAAGAGTGATCACCTACTATTCATTCATAGATGACGTCGTTCTGGACCCATTCGCCGGTTCCGGGACCGTGGGGTTGGCTGCTACCAAATTGAAAAGGCGATTCGTTCTGGTAGAAAAAGAGCCTGAGTACATTAACATCATGCGGGAACGTGCCAAAAAATGGCTGGGGGAAGATGCCGCGGATGTCCTTTGCGTTAATTGCTCCCCCATATCCGTTGATGATATTTTGGTGTAG
- a CDS encoding glycosyltransferase family 4 protein, protein MKILQVLTYYRPHMSGLTIYVERLSRALVRQGHDVTVLTSQYDPALPRREIVDGVKIHRVPVLFRISKGVIMPTFGHWATLETWKADVVHLHLPQFDAPGLALRGRLFRKPVVLTYHCDLQLPQGAFNRFVDGVVGGMNRIAGTLANAVVTYTRDYGENSPFLSPYLNRKLVVIPPPVELAACPLDQAAAFRAAHHLDGSLVIGIAARLAAEKGVEILLQALPKVLAAYPNVRVLHAGPYQNVLGEEAYYAHLAPLFDRYKGVYSLLGPLHGAEFTAFYQNLDCLVIPSLNSTESFGLVQIEAMMNGAPVIASNLPGVRQPVTMTGMGEVTPIGDADALADALIRVLGQKAAYVRQPRLIGDSFSPDQTAQEYMRLYERLRRGERPTHTAEPPAYDRLRQMKAASSDKH, encoded by the coding sequence ATGAAGATTCTACAAGTATTGACTTACTATCGCCCGCACATGAGCGGGCTGACGATTTATGTTGAACGCCTCAGCCGCGCTTTGGTGCGGCAGGGGCATGATGTGACCGTGCTGACCTCCCAGTATGATCCCGCGCTGCCGCGCCGCGAAATCGTCGATGGCGTCAAAATTCATCGCGTCCCGGTGCTGTTTCGCATCAGCAAGGGTGTGATTATGCCCACCTTTGGTCACTGGGCGACGCTGGAAACGTGGAAAGCGGATGTGGTGCATCTGCATCTGCCCCAATTCGATGCCCCCGGCCTGGCGCTGCGTGGTCGCCTTTTCCGCAAACCGGTTGTTCTCACGTATCATTGCGACTTGCAACTGCCGCAGGGAGCTTTCAATCGTTTTGTGGATGGCGTGGTGGGGGGGATGAATAGAATTGCCGGCACACTCGCCAACGCCGTCGTCACCTATACCCGCGATTACGGCGAAAACTCCCCCTTCCTGTCCCCCTACCTCAACCGCAAGCTCGTCGTCATCCCTCCCCCCGTGGAACTGGCCGCCTGCCCGCTTGATCAGGCCGCCGCCTTTCGCGCCGCCCACCACCTGGACGGCTCCCTGGTGATCGGCATTGCTGCTCGCCTGGCCGCGGAAAAGGGCGTCGAGATACTGCTGCAGGCGCTGCCCAAAGTGCTGGCCGCTTACCCCAACGTGCGCGTGCTGCACGCCGGTCCGTACCAAAACGTACTGGGCGAGGAAGCCTACTACGCCCACCTCGCGCCCCTTTTTGACCGTTACAAAGGGGTCTATTCCCTCCTGGGGCCGCTGCATGGCGCGGAATTCACCGCCTTCTACCAGAATCTCGACTGCCTGGTGATTCCCAGTCTGAACAGCACGGAGAGCTTCGGGCTGGTGCAAATTGAGGCGATGATGAACGGCGCGCCCGTGATCGCCAGCAATCTGCCGGGCGTGCGCCAGCCTGTCACCATGACGGGCATGGGCGAAGTGACCCCCATTGGCGACGCGGACGCCCTGGCGGATGCCTTGATTCGTGTGCTGGGGCAAAAAGCGGCCTATGTACGGCAGCCGCGGCTGATTGGCGACAGCTTCAGCCCAGACCAGACGGCGCAGGAGTACATGCGCCTGTATGAACGATTGCGCCGGGGCGAAAGACCCACGCACACCGCCGAGCCGCCCGCCTATGACCGGCTGCGCCAGATGAAGGCGGCAAGCAGTGATAAGCATTAA
- a CDS encoding glycosyltransferase family 39 protein: protein MIFEQNLMGRDVPAAEEDLLWRHLKSVPAFRALLRAIEARFYQQYTLEGPVLDMGCGDGHFAQMTFSHPLDVGIDPWWGPLQKARRGQMYNDVLQGFGDQMPFPDHTFSTVISNSVLEHIPDVQSVLNDISRVTQPGGRLLITMPSHLFTEYLGGAAMLERMRLDGLADNYRTFFNRISRHAHTDSAEVWAERLARAGFVVERWQYYFSREALQALEWGHVQGMPAAISHALTGHWILGPWESNLRRTERWVRPFYEEEAPAEGAYIFMVARKRADGPIAVQLPPAQPFTPAELAGGQPLPDAFVPSAPPPMIEPLAPSQVPATLPAVSPPPRPRRRRGDLLTPALVLLSLLLALLGQSAVSSQPDAPGGGLRLFGFALVALALALWQGWAARRGEGGLPTLADLRRIPRQRWLILPALLLVLLAPRPVADRPPDMQQPLLALLLWIAGMGLGFYALHHTGEGLHLWPRLKRTPRWELGLMFVLFYSAFTVRGFQLTQHPFIMNGTEANIGLEAWRIASGQARNPFATGWLTNPTLSLALLALPIKLFGRSVLAVRMWSPIVGALTVLATYLVGRRLWGREVGLVSAILLAGAHAHIHYARLGMTNIWDPLWVLVAVGMLIVARERGNRFGWLLAGLCVGLTPYWFTSAHLFPLLMPAGALIWAVADGDNLWAQRRHIFAGAALALLVALPQLLFYRQNLPIFLDRVNALGILQNGWLQQEAANQGVSLWAILGQQWRQAALAFNGSVDTSLSYNAGIPLLSTYPALFFVLGLGLALWQIRRPRHFWLLIWLLITIIGGGMLLLTPPASHRLLIALPAACLLAGSALVWIGERLGESFKLSRRGWTIAVAGLALIFAVSDVTFYFGQYRAEHRFGDRNSEIAARMSDYLNTIEGDDWTAYFYGAPAMYVDFPTIPFLSTEFQPDVNLFDVDEPGVPDTSLTAQNLVFIFVPERSLEVQEVEAAFPNGELTTFEGVYANPLFYAYKVHR from the coding sequence ATGATATTTGAGCAAAATTTGATGGGACGAGATGTGCCGGCAGCGGAGGAGGATTTGCTGTGGCGGCATTTGAAGAGCGTGCCGGCATTTCGTGCCCTCCTCCGCGCCATTGAAGCCAGATTCTACCAACAATACACCCTCGAAGGCCCCGTCCTCGACATGGGCTGCGGCGATGGACACTTCGCCCAGATGACCTTCTCCCACCCCCTGGACGTGGGAATCGACCCCTGGTGGGGACCCTTGCAAAAAGCGCGCCGCGGCCAGATGTACAACGACGTGCTGCAAGGATTCGGCGACCAGATGCCCTTCCCCGACCACACCTTCAGCACCGTCATCAGTAACTCCGTCCTGGAGCACATCCCCGACGTGCAAAGCGTCCTCAACGACATCAGCCGCGTCACCCAACCCGGCGGACGCCTGCTGATCACCATGCCCAGCCACCTGTTCACCGAATACCTGGGCGGGGCCGCCATGTTGGAAAGGATGCGACTGGATGGGCTGGCGGACAACTATCGCACCTTCTTCAACCGCATTTCCCGCCACGCCCATACCGATTCCGCCGAGGTCTGGGCGGAACGGCTGGCGCGCGCCGGCTTTGTCGTCGAACGATGGCAGTATTACTTCTCGCGGGAGGCGCTGCAGGCGCTGGAATGGGGACACGTACAGGGAATGCCGGCAGCCATCAGCCACGCCCTCACCGGGCACTGGATTTTGGGACCGTGGGAGAGCAATCTGCGCCGCACGGAGCGATGGGTACGTCCATTTTACGAGGAGGAGGCCCCGGCGGAAGGGGCCTACATCTTCATGGTAGCCCGCAAACGCGCCGATGGTCCCATTGCCGTACAGCTTCCCCCCGCGCAACCATTCACGCCGGCGGAACTTGCCGGCGGGCAACCGTTGCCGGATGCTTTTGTGCCGTCCGCGCCGCCGCCAATGATCGAACCACTGGCTCCGTCGCAGGTTCCGGCCACGTTGCCCGCTGTGTCCCCTCCCCCGCGCCCCCGGCGACGGCGGGGCGACTTGCTCACGCCCGCGTTGGTGCTGTTGAGTTTGTTGCTGGCCCTGTTAGGGCAATCGGCGGTCAGCAGCCAGCCGGACGCGCCGGGCGGCGGTTTGCGCCTGTTTGGGTTTGCGTTGGTGGCGCTGGCGCTGGCGTTGTGGCAGGGGTGGGCGGCGCGGCGCGGTGAGGGAGGGCTGCCCACGCTGGCGGATTTGCGCCGGATACCGCGCCAACGATGGCTGATTTTGCCGGCACTCCTTCTCGTTTTATTAGCGCCCCGTCCGGTAGCGGATCGCCCCCCGGACATGCAGCAACCGTTGCTGGCGCTTTTGCTGTGGATTGCCGGCATGGGCCTGGGATTCTACGCGCTGCATCACACGGGGGAGGGGCTGCATCTGTGGCCGCGACTGAAACGGACACCCCGCTGGGAACTGGGCCTCATGTTTGTCCTGTTCTATTCTGCCTTCACCGTTCGCGGCTTCCAGTTGACGCAGCACCCGTTCATCATGAACGGCACGGAGGCCAACATCGGCCTGGAGGCGTGGCGCATCGCCAGTGGGCAGGCGCGCAATCCGTTTGCCACGGGTTGGCTCACCAATCCCACGCTGTCGCTGGCGCTGCTGGCGCTGCCGATCAAGCTCTTTGGGCGTTCAGTGCTGGCGGTGCGCATGTGGTCGCCCATCGTGGGCGCGCTGACGGTGCTGGCGACGTATCTGGTGGGGCGGCGGCTGTGGGGGCGCGAGGTGGGGCTGGTGTCCGCCATTTTGCTGGCGGGCGCGCACGCCCACATCCACTACGCCCGCCTGGGCATGACGAACATCTGGGATCCGCTGTGGGTCCTGGTGGCGGTGGGGATGTTGATCGTGGCGCGGGAGCGGGGGAATCGTTTTGGCTGGCTACTGGCGGGTTTGTGCGTGGGGCTGACGCCGTACTGGTTTACGAGCGCGCATCTGTTCCCGTTGTTGATGCCGGCAGGCGCGCTCATCTGGGCGGTGGCGGATGGGGACAATCTGTGGGCGCAACGGCGGCATATTTTCGCCGGGGCGGCGTTGGCGCTGCTGGTGGCGCTGCCGCAGCTTCTTTTCTACCGCCAAAACCTGCCCATTTTCCTGGATCGGGTCAATGCGTTAGGGATTTTGCAGAACGGGTGGTTGCAGCAGGAAGCGGCGAATCAGGGGGTGTCGCTGTGGGCGATTTTGGGTCAGCAGTGGCGGCAGGCGGCGCTGGCGTTTAATGGGAGCGTGGATACGAGTTTGTCGTATAATGCCGGCATTCCCCTCCTCTCCACCTACCCTGCCCTCTTCTTCGTCCTCGGCCTGGGGCTGGCCCTCTGGCAGATTCGCCGCCCGCGTCACTTTTGGCTCCTCATCTGGCTGCTCATCACCATCATCGGTGGCGGCATGTTACTGCTCACCCCCCCCGCCAGCCATCGCCTGCTCATTGCCCTGCCCGCGGCCTGTTTGCTGGCCGGCTCCGCCCTCGTCTGGATCGGAGAGCGGTTGGGCGAGAGCTTCAAACTGAGCCGCCGCGGTTGGACCATCGCCGTGGCCGGGCTGGCCCTGATCTTTGCCGTCAGCGACGTGACGTTTTATTTCGGGCAATATCGCGCCGAACACCGTTTTGGCGACCGCAACAGCGAAATCGCCGCGCGCATGTCCGACTATTTGAACACCATAGAGGGAGATGACTGGACCGCCTACTTCTACGGCGCGCCGGCCATGTACGTGGACTTCCCCACTATCCCTTTCCTCTCTACAGAGTTCCAGCCGGACGTGAACCTGTTTGATGTCGACGAGCCAGGGGTGCCGGATACATCCCTCACGGCGCAGAACCTGGTATTTATCTTCGTCCCTGAACGGTCGTTGGAAGTGCAGGAGGTGGAGGCCGCATTTCCCAACGGCGAATTGACCACGTTCGAAGGCGTCTACGCCAATCCGCTCTTTTACGCTTACAAAGTTCATCGCTGA